One genomic window of Manihot esculenta cultivar AM560-2 chromosome 16, M.esculenta_v8, whole genome shotgun sequence includes the following:
- the LOC110603273 gene encoding uncharacterized protein LOC110603273, with the protein MEPSPTLVAKKLSNMIRVAFFTIRKGVSKSKFVLDLHLMIKRGKIIGKALNDIVIEHQTALSCHSHDVHMSFVSPATAVGCRPHNVHMSFVSPRDYEFSCSSSPSYRPYKRFQANRRRTHSYHRKHNRHYEHTRYHAPPYIWDDVKSGGGDLSDTSSNLVSGLVRQVRITDSPFSPREAGDEEGIVDMEAEKFIDRFYQELRLQKQMAAREAAYVM; encoded by the coding sequence ATGGAACCAAGTCCAACACTCGTAGCCAAGAAACTATCTAACATGATACGTGTAGCTTTCTTCACGATTCGAAAGGGTGTTTCTAAGAGCAAGTTCGTCCTTGATCTTCATCTCATGATCAAACGTGGGAAGATCATCGGAAAGGCCTTAAACGACATCGTGATCGAGCATCAAACTGCTCTTAGTTGTCATTCACATGACGTGCATATGTCGTTTGTGTCGCCTGCAACTGCTGTCGGCTGTAGACCACACAACGTGCATATGTCGTTTGTCTCCCCACGGGATTATGAGTTCAGCTGCAGCAGTAGTCCAAGTTATCGACCATACAAGCGTTTCCAAGCCAACAGGCGGAGAACCCATTCTTATCACCGTAAACATAATAGACATTACGAACACACTCGCTACCACGCGCCACCATATATATGGGATGATGTGAAGTCAGGGGGTGGTGATTTATCTGACACATCTAGTAATTTGGTAAGTGGGCTGGTGAGACAAGTGAGGATAACAGACTCGCCATTCTCTCCGAGGGAAGCTGGAGATGAAGAAGGCATTGTGGACATGGAAGCTGAGAAATTTATCGACAGGTTTTACCAAGAGTTGAGGTTACAGAAGCAGATGGCGGCGCGTGAAGCAGCTTACGTGATGTGA